TAGCCAATATCGCGGCGGTAGTACCGACCTTCAAATTGAATGCCCTCCACAGCCGCGTAAGCACGGGCAAAGGCATCGTCAAAGGTTTCGCCCGTAGCAGTGACATTCAAAACCCGCCCGCCATCTGTTTGGACTTCATTGTTGTTGAGTCGAGTGCCGGCATGGAAAACCGTCGCGCCTTGGGCTTGCGCGCTATCAATGCCGGTAATCAAGTCACCTTTTTGGTAATTGCCAGGATAACCGCCTGCCGCCATCACCACACAGGCAGATGCCCCCGGCTTCCAGCGCACCGGCACCTGATCAAGTTGCTGCTTAGCGCACGCCAGCATCAAATCTTCCACCGGCGTCTCTAGCAGGGGCAAAATTACTTGGGTTTCCGGATCACCAAACCGGCAGTTAAATTCCAGCACCTTAATCTGGCCGGCATTTGTAATCATTAAGCCGGCATACAGCACCCCCCGGTAGTCAATTCCCCGTGCTTGCAGCGTCGCGATTGCCGGCTGCAAAACTTGCTGCTGAATTTGCTCCATTAATTCTGGCGTCACCAGGGGTGCCGGTGCATAGGCTCCCATACCGCCCGTATTTGGCCCCGTATCGCCCTCGCCAACCGCTTTATGATCTTGAGCCGGCAGCAAAGGAACCACGGTTTTGCCATCCGTCAGCGCCAAAACCGAAACCTCTTGTCCCGCCAAAAATTCTTCAATCACCAAACATTCGCCGGCAAGCCCAAACTGACCACTAAATGACTGCTCAATCGCCGCCTGAGCCTCCTCAATCGTCGCCGCAACCGTCACCCCCTTGCCGGCAGCCAGTCCATCTGCCTTCACCACAATCGGCGCTCCCCGCTCAGCGACGTAAGCAAAAGCCGCCTCGGTTTCCTCATCCGTAAACACCGCCGACTGTGCCGTAGGAATTCCAGCCTCCAGCATCAAATTCTTCGCCCAAGATTTGCTCGCCTCAATCTGAGCGCCGGCTTGGCAAGGGCCAAACACCGTCAAATTTTGCTGCTGAAGATAGTCAGTAATTCCCATTGCCAGGGGCAGTTCTGGGCCAATCACCACCAAGGAAACGTCATGTTCCAAAGCAGCGCGTTTAATTCCCTCAAAATCATCAACCGTCAAGGGCAAATTTATACAGCGATCCATCGTCGCCGTGCCCCCATTTCCCGGAACACAAACCACTTGCTGAACTTGCGATCCTTGCAGTAGTTTCCAAGCGAGAGCGTGTTCGCGCCCCCCATTGCCAACAATCAAAACCTTCACGTTAGTCCTCTGCCCGATCAATTTAAGCCGCCAAGCTTGCGCCGCAGGCCGTTGCACTCTATCATCCTATGCCATTGCTGATTTCTGCATACACTCCTAGTAACAGTTCTTTGGCGCTTCGTGTTTGGCTGCAATTTTTTATGAAAAAGTGATAAATTCTCCCAATCTCTCTCTGCCAATCTTTCATTCTCAAGCGCTACCCTGCACCTTCAATACAAAATGGTTTTAAGGTCTATGACTACAAGTATCGTGACTGGCGCTGCTGGTTTTATCGGCTCTCATCTTGCTGAAACCCTGCTGAATCGCGGTGAGCGGGTAATCGGAATCGATTGCTTCACCGATTACTATGACCCAACCTTAAAGCGCAAAAATATCGCTTACTTAGAAACTCACCCAAATTTTGAATTAATTGAAGGCGATATTCAAACATTGCCTTGGCCGGCACTGTTGTATGATGCCGAAGTCATTTACCATCAAGCAGCCCAAGCCGGTGTTCGTGCCAGTTGGGGTGAAGGTTTCCGCCTCTACACCGAGCGCAATATTAACGCCACACAAGTGATGCTAGAGGCGGCGAAGGACGCAAAACGCCTAAAACGGTTTGTATTTGCTTCGAGTTCTTCGGTGTATGGAAATGCGGAAACAATGCCAACCAGTGAAGCCGCTTGTCCTCAGCCGGTTTCCCCTTACGGCATTACCAAATTAGCCGCTGAACGTTTGTGCTGGCTATATTACAAAAACTTTGGTGTGCCCACTTGTGCCCTGCGTTACTTCACCGTTTATGGCCCCCGCCAGCGCCCAGATATGGCATTTCATAAATTTTTCAAAGCGGTTTTAGAAGGAGAAGCCATTGCCATTTATGGAGATGGCCGGCAAACGCGAGATTTTACCTTTGTCAGCGATGCCATTGCCGCGAATTTAGCCGCAGCCACCGCGCCGGCAGCCATTGGAGAAGTCTTCAATATCGGCGGCGGCAGTCGAGTTGCCTTAACAGAAATTATCGACACTATCGAACAAATTGTCGGTTGTCCAATTCGCCGAAATTATGCAGAATCAGCGATGGGCGATGCACGTCATACCAGCGCCGATGTCTCCAAAGCCCAGCAAATTCTTAACTATCAACCAAAAGTCTCCTTGTTTGAAGGTTTAACCCACGAATGGCAGTGGATTCAAGGATTGTACACATACTGCTCACATCCTTAAAAAACGCACAGCAACGCAGATAATTTTGGATTCTATCTGCGTTGCTGTGCGTATATCTATGCCTATGCCTACGGCACGCTGCGCTATCATCTGCGGTTAAAAAATTAATTAAAATTCCATTTCATCTCATAGCGAAAGCAGCCGATCCCCGGCTTCGATGTCCTAAAATAGGCGAATTTTAGAAAGGTTAATTACGCACCTATGGGGCAAATTTATGTGAAAAAAGCAAGGAGAGAACAGGCAAAAATCAGAATTAAAAATTTTTAATTTTGCCTTTTTCTCTGCGCTTATACGCCCTAAAATAGCTCAATTATCGTTGACATTTCTGGGTGCTAACCTACCAGTGAGCTTGAGGGCCGGCCCAAACATTACTAACAGTGCGGCCAAAAATTACGGGTTGATCGTCCTTCGCCGACACCGTTTCACCGCTGATATCCACCGCCCACAAAGGCCACTGTAGACTTCCCATATTACCGGCACGAAATAGCGCTCGATTGGGGTAGGTTTGACTCCAGCCTAATAAAACGGCATTCGTGTAATTAATTTGGCTAGGTGCAAGGGTGCTGATGCGATTGAGATGCCGGTCCCAAACCACCGCGTAGTCGGAAGCATCAGAGGTGCTAAACATCGCCTCAAATTCCCGCGCCAGAATGCGATCACCGGCAGGCGACCAAGCAATTGGAATTAAAATCGCCACACTTCCCGGCAAATCTGCTCCATCACTATCAGAAAATGGATGAGCAGCCAAGGGAGAATCAGCCATAATCGTGTGCAAATCTCCTGTTTGCAGATTTTCTACAAACATCACACTGCTAACATGACTGCGAAACAGTTCGGGCTGTACTTGCATTTGGATGCGACTATAAGCCGCATACTTTCCATCAGGAGAAATGAGTGATTGCGTACGGTAGTAGCGCAGCCCAAACCCAAGTGTCTTACTCACCTCGGCGTGTGTTGTTAATATCCACGTCCAAGGAACAGGATGAGGACTATTGAGGGGATCAAGCTGCACGGGTGATTGAGTCATAGTCGTAGCCGCGGCAGGGACTTCTTTTATTTCCGTTGTTTCGGAAGGTAAGATCGTTGCTCCCGCAGCCCCATCTAGGGTCGATACGCTTACAGCCACCACCGGCAAAGTCATCAGCAAAATAGTTAGAAATCGGCTAGCTCGTTTTTGGAACCAGCCAGATGGGACTATGCGGTTAAACATTTAGCTAGGTTTATATAGGGCGTCGGTGGTGTGAGGAGCAACGCCAAGGAGGGCATCCTTTATTTCTACCTATCTTTAATAAGGTTATCCGGTCTGAGCCGATTGTTAATAAAACTGTTAAGATACTTAACTTTTAAGGGTTTCAAGCTTCCAGTTTTTCTTTTTTGATGGGAATTTTTTAGGCAAAAAAGTGATTCCAATCTTGACAGTGATCGTAAATATCCTGTCTGCCAACCCAAATTTTTGAGTGTAGTGTTTAGAAAAAAGACCTGAGTTTAAAGCGTAAGCCAGGGTTTTGTAATACACTCGCAGCTTTTGGCTGGAGTGCGCCGGTTTTTAAGAGCCGGTAATAGGATTGAGGAGAGATGGGATCGGTTTCCTAGGTAATTGGTATTAAATCTCTACAACTACAATAACGGCGGCACAACAGAGAAAATCAAATCAATAACTCATACCCAATCCCGTTATAATCGGGTTCAGAGAAAGCCAAAAAATATTGCGTTCTTCCACAAGAGAGGAGAGAGGAGCGCAAAAATCTCATGGCATCGCGCTTTGGCACAATTACACTAATGATTGTTCCTGAAGAAGTTGAATAGATTTTTACATAACCTCCCCAACATGGGAGCTATATGTAAACAGTTCACTAAGCCACTGATTGAGACTATGCATCCTCATCTACATCGCCTTAGCATTATTACTGCAACCTTGCTCATCTCTTTGAGTTGTCCGTTACCAGTGGTGAGGAATACTTGGGGAAGTGGTGCTGCATTGGCACAGGCGCAGACAAGAGAACAACGCCGAGATGAGGCATTGCGACTGAATCAAGTAGGTCTTCAGCAGTTAAATCAAGGTCAGTTTCGAGAAGCTTTGGAGACGTTTCAAAGAGTTTTAGTGATTGTCAGAGAAATTGGGGAGCGCCAAGGTGAAGGTGCAACGCTCAACAATATTGGGGAAGTTCACCGCAACCTAGGACAGTACCCCAAAGCCTTGGAGTATTATCAACAAGCCTTAGCCATTGCCAAAGAAATTGGTAATAAGGCAGTGGAAGGTACGACACTCAGCAATATTGGGTCAGTTTACGACAACCTAGGACAGTACCCCAAAGCCTTGGAGTATTATCAACAAGCCTTAGCTATTCACCAAGAAATTGATAATAAGGCAGGGGAAGGTAGAACGCTCAACAATATTGGGTCAGTTTACGACAACCTAGGACAGTACCCCAAAGCCTTGGAGTATTATCAACAAGCCTTAGCCATTGCCAGAGAAATTGGTAATAAGGCAACAGAAGGTGCAACGCTCAACAATATTGGTGCAGTTCACCGCAACCTAGGACAGTATCCTAAAGCCTTGGAGTATTATCAACAATCTTTAGCTATTCGCAAAGAAATTGGTAACAAGGCAGGGGAAGGTACGACGCTCAACAATATTGGGGAAGTTCACCGCAACCTAGGACAGTATCCTAAAGCCTTGGAGTATTATCAACAATCTTTAGCTATTCGCAAAGCTATTGGTGACAAGGCAGGGGAGGGTACGACGCTCAACAATATTGGGTCACTTTACGACAGCCTAGGACAGATACACATCAACACTTGGCGGCTCTCTGACAGAAGGACGCTCAACAATATTGGGTCACTTTACGACAGCCTAGGACAGTACCCTAAAGCCTTGGAGTCTTATCAACAAGCCTTAGCCATTGCCAGAGAAATTGGTGACAAGGCAGGGGAGGGTACGACGCTCAACAATATTGGGTTAGTTTACGACAGCCTAGGACAGTACCCCCAAGCCTTGGAGTCTTATCAACAAGCCTTAGCCATTCACCAAGAAATTGGTGACAAGGCAGGGGAGGGTACGACGCTCAACAATATTGGGGAAGTTCACCGCAACCTAGGACAGTACCCTAAAGCCTTGGAGTCTTATCAACAAGCTTTAGCGATTCACCAAGAAATTGGTAACAAGGCAGTAGAAGGTATAACGCTCAACAATATTGGATTTGTTTACAATATTCAAGATAAATATTCCCAAGCCGAAACCACCTTATTGGCAGCGATTGAGGTTTGGGAATCTCTCCGAGCGCGAGACTTAAAAGATGACCAAAAAATTTCTATTTTTGAACAGCAAGCTACTACCTACCGCTTTCTGCAACAAGCCTTAGTTGCACAGAATAAATTTGAAGAAGCACTCTTAATTGCTGAACGCAGTCGCGGTCGTGCTTTAGTTGAGTTATTAGACTCCAAGCTCTCACAAAACCCCAACAATCAACCCACTATCAAATCCCCAACTCTTCCAGAAATTCAGCAAATTGCTTCCCAGCAAAATGCTACCCTTGTTCAATACTCAGTTATTGATGAACCATACCAAATTCAAGGAAAACAAGAATGGCAATCAAAACTCTACATTTGGGTCATTAAACCCACAGGTGAAATTGCCTACAAGCAAGTAGACCTGAAAAAATTATTAAACACCTCCCTACAAGACCTCGTTACCACCAGCCGTGATGCGATAGGTGTCAGGGGTCTCGGTATTGTTGATGCAACTGTTGTTAATCCCCAACCTGACAACTCAACCGAGAAGTTACAGCAACTCCACAAAATCCTCATCACACCTATTGCCGAATTACTCCCAAAAAACCCTGATGAGCGAGTCATCTTCATCCCGCAAGAATCGCTGTTTCTCGTCCCCTTCCCCGCACTGCAAGACGAGCAAGGCAAATACTTAATTGAAAAACATACCATCCTCACCGCACCGGCTATTCAAGTTTTAGACTTAACCCACAAGCAGAAGCACAGTGCTCAAAGGTCAGTCAAAGATGTGCTAGTTGTGGGCAATCCTACCATG
Above is a window of Microcoleus sp. FACHB-672 DNA encoding:
- the purD gene encoding phosphoribosylamine--glycine ligase, translated to MKVLIVGNGGREHALAWKLLQGSQVQQVVCVPGNGGTATMDRCINLPLTVDDFEGIKRAALEHDVSLVVIGPELPLAMGITDYLQQQNLTVFGPCQAGAQIEASKSWAKNLMLEAGIPTAQSAVFTDEETEAAFAYVAERGAPIVVKADGLAAGKGVTVAATIEEAQAAIEQSFSGQFGLAGECLVIEEFLAGQEVSVLALTDGKTVVPLLPAQDHKAVGEGDTGPNTGGMGAYAPAPLVTPELMEQIQQQVLQPAIATLQARGIDYRGVLYAGLMITNAGQIKVLEFNCRFGDPETQVILPLLETPVEDLMLACAKQQLDQVPVRWKPGASACVVMAAGGYPGNYQKGDLITGIDSAQAQGATVFHAGTRLNNNEVQTDGGRVLNVTATGETFDDAFARAYAAVEGIQFEGRYYRRDIGYRVREARG
- a CDS encoding NAD-dependent epimerase/dehydratase family protein, producing MTTSIVTGAAGFIGSHLAETLLNRGERVIGIDCFTDYYDPTLKRKNIAYLETHPNFELIEGDIQTLPWPALLYDAEVIYHQAAQAGVRASWGEGFRLYTERNINATQVMLEAAKDAKRLKRFVFASSSSVYGNAETMPTSEAACPQPVSPYGITKLAAERLCWLYYKNFGVPTCALRYFTVYGPRQRPDMAFHKFFKAVLEGEAIAIYGDGRQTRDFTFVSDAIAANLAAATAPAAIGEVFNIGGGSRVALTEIIDTIEQIVGCPIRRNYAESAMGDARHTSADVSKAQQILNYQPKVSLFEGLTHEWQWIQGLYTYCSHP
- a CDS encoding CHAT domain-containing protein — translated: MHPHLHRLSIITATLLISLSCPLPVVRNTWGSGAALAQAQTREQRRDEALRLNQVGLQQLNQGQFREALETFQRVLVIVREIGERQGEGATLNNIGEVHRNLGQYPKALEYYQQALAIAKEIGNKAVEGTTLSNIGSVYDNLGQYPKALEYYQQALAIHQEIDNKAGEGRTLNNIGSVYDNLGQYPKALEYYQQALAIAREIGNKATEGATLNNIGAVHRNLGQYPKALEYYQQSLAIRKEIGNKAGEGTTLNNIGEVHRNLGQYPKALEYYQQSLAIRKAIGDKAGEGTTLNNIGSLYDSLGQIHINTWRLSDRRTLNNIGSLYDSLGQYPKALESYQQALAIAREIGDKAGEGTTLNNIGLVYDSLGQYPQALESYQQALAIHQEIGDKAGEGTTLNNIGEVHRNLGQYPKALESYQQALAIHQEIGNKAVEGITLNNIGFVYNIQDKYSQAETTLLAAIEVWESLRARDLKDDQKISIFEQQATTYRFLQQALVAQNKFEEALLIAERSRGRALVELLDSKLSQNPNNQPTIKSPTLPEIQQIASQQNATLVQYSVIDEPYQIQGKQEWQSKLYIWVIKPTGEIAYKQVDLKKLLNTSLQDLVTTSRDAIGVRGLGIVDATVVNPQPDNSTEKLQQLHKILITPIAELLPKNPDERVIFIPQESLFLVPFPALQDEQGKYLIEKHTILTAPAIQVLDLTHKQKHSAQRSVKDVLVVGNPTMPKIKIGEVVTTLNPLPGAEREAIQIAKLFNTEALIGSKATKTMVMEKMQQARIIHLATHGLLDDFKGFGVPGAIALAPAGKPDDVIDGLLTAGEIFDMKLQADLVVLSACDTGRGDIKGDGVVGLSRSLIAAGVPSVLVSLWAVNDDSTAFLMNEFYRYLQQNPDKAVALRQAMLTTMKEYPNPKQWAAFTLIGEAN